The proteins below come from a single Microtus pennsylvanicus isolate mMicPen1 chromosome 13, mMicPen1.hap1, whole genome shotgun sequence genomic window:
- the Rab42 gene encoding ras-related protein Rab-42 — protein sequence MEAAGCSYQFRIALLGDAAVGKTSLLRRYVAGARGAVEPEPEPTVGVEFYSRALQLPAGLRVKLQLWDTAGHERFRTITRSFYRNMVGVLLVFDVTNRESFEHIQAWHQEVLSSQGPDKVIFLLIGHKCDLSSRSVSTQEAEELAASLGMAFMETSAKSNCNVDLAFDTVARAIEQALQQGDINLEEDWAGVRLLHRAPNPRSPSRKQDSGPCQC from the exons ATGGAGGCAGCGGGCTGCAGCTACCAATTCCGGATCGCTCTGCTCGGGGACGCCGCGGTGGGCAAGACGTCACTGCTGCGGCGCTACGTGGCGGGCGCTCGGGGTGCGGTGGAGCCGGAGCCGGAGCCCACTGTGGGCGTGGAGTTCTACAGTCGCGCGCTGCAGCTGCCCGCCGGGCTGCGGGTCAAGCTGCAGCTCTGGGACACCGCGGGTCACGAGCGCTTCAG gaccATCACCCGATCCTTCTACCGGAACATGGTGGGCGTTCTGTTAGTTTTCGATGTGACCAACAGAGAATCTTTTGAACACATCCAAGCCTGGCACCAGGAGGTCTTATCCTCTCAGGGCCCTGACAAGGTGATCTTCTTACTGATTGGCCACAAGTGCGACCTGAGCAGCCGAAGTGTCtccacccaggaggcagaggaactGGCTGCCTCGCTGGGCATGGCCTTCATGGAGACCTCGGCCAAAAGTAACTGCAATGTGGACCTGGCATTTGACACTGTCGCCCGCGCCATCGAACAGGCCCTGCAGCAGGGGGACATCAATCTGGAAGAGGACTGGGCAGGTGTCCGGCTCCTCCACAGAGCCCCAAACCCCAGATCTCCCAGCAGAAAGCAGGACTCAGGCCCATGCCAGTGTTGA
- the Taf12 gene encoding transcription initiation factor TFIID subunit 12 isoform X2: MAASHYTGLTAVADVIKDLDTQIALIGLGPHSSKKKQDLDKLYELKSKARQIMNQFGPSALINLSNFSSIKPEPASTPPQGSMANSTTVVKIPGTPGTGGRLSPENNQVLTKKKLQDLVREVDPNEQLDEDVEEMLLQIADDFIESVVTAACQLARHRKSSTLEVKDVQLHLEYLPCVHQAQ, translated from the exons ATGGCTGCCTCTCATTACACCGGGCTTACAGCTGTTGCTGATGTAATTAAAGATCTAGACACTCAGATAGCA TTGATTGGCCTTGGTCCTCACAGCTCCAAAAAGAAACAGGATCTTGATAAGCTCTATGAGCTGAAGTCCAAAGCTCGGCAGATTATGAACCAGTTTGGCCCCTCAGCCCTAATCAACCTCTCCaatttctcatctataaaaccgGAGCCAGCCAGCACCCCTCCACAAGGCTCCATGGCCAATAGCACCACTGTGGTAAAGATACCAGGCACTCCTGGGACAGGCGGTCGTCTTAGCCCTGAAAACAACCAG GTACTAACCAAGAAGAAATTACAAGACTTAGTCAGAGAGGTGGATCCTAATGAGCAGCTGGATGAAGATGTGGAGGAG ATGCTGCTACAGATCGCCGATGATTTCATCGAGAGTGTGGTGACAGCAGCCTGCCAGCTTGCTCGGCATCGCAAGTCCAGCACCCTGGAGGTTAAAGATGTCCAGCTGCATCTAG agtatttgccttgTGTGCACCAAGCCCAGTGA
- the Taf12 gene encoding transcription initiation factor TFIID subunit 12 isoform X3 gives MNQFGPSALINLSNFSSIKPEPASTPPQGSMANSTTVVKIPGTPGTGGRLSPENNQVLTKKKLQDLVREVDPNEQLDEDVEEMLLQIADDFIESVVTAACQLARHRKSSTLEVKDVQLHLERQWNMWIPGFGSEEIRPYKKACTTEAHKQRMALIRKTTKK, from the exons ATGAACCAGTTTGGCCCCTCAGCCCTAATCAACCTCTCCaatttctcatctataaaaccgGAGCCAGCCAGCACCCCTCCACAAGGCTCCATGGCCAATAGCACCACTGTGGTAAAGATACCAGGCACTCCTGGGACAGGCGGTCGTCTTAGCCCTGAAAACAACCAG GTACTAACCAAGAAGAAATTACAAGACTTAGTCAGAGAGGTGGATCCTAATGAGCAGCTGGATGAAGATGTGGAGGAG ATGCTGCTACAGATCGCCGATGATTTCATCGAGAGTGTGGTGACAGCAGCCTGCCAGCTTGCTCGGCATCGCAAGTCCAGCACCCTGGAGGTTAAAGATGTCCAGCTGCATCTAG AGCGCCAGTGGAACATGTGGATCCCAGGATTTGGCTCCGAGGAAATCCGACCCTACAAAAAAGCTTGCACCACAGAAGCACACAAACAG AGAATGGCATTGATCCGGAAAACAACGAAGAAATAA
- the Taf12 gene encoding transcription initiation factor TFIID subunit 12 isoform X1 translates to MAASHYTGLTAVADVIKDLDTQIALIGLGPHSSKKKQDLDKLYELKSKARQIMNQFGPSALINLSNFSSIKPEPASTPPQGSMANSTTVVKIPGTPGTGGRLSPENNQVLTKKKLQDLVREVDPNEQLDEDVEEMLLQIADDFIESVVTAACQLARHRKSSTLEVKDVQLHLERQWNMWIPGFGSEEIRPYKKACTTEAHKQRMALIRKTTKK, encoded by the exons ATGGCTGCCTCTCATTACACCGGGCTTACAGCTGTTGCTGATGTAATTAAAGATCTAGACACTCAGATAGCA TTGATTGGCCTTGGTCCTCACAGCTCCAAAAAGAAACAGGATCTTGATAAGCTCTATGAGCTGAAGTCCAAAGCTCGGCAGATTATGAACCAGTTTGGCCCCTCAGCCCTAATCAACCTCTCCaatttctcatctataaaaccgGAGCCAGCCAGCACCCCTCCACAAGGCTCCATGGCCAATAGCACCACTGTGGTAAAGATACCAGGCACTCCTGGGACAGGCGGTCGTCTTAGCCCTGAAAACAACCAG GTACTAACCAAGAAGAAATTACAAGACTTAGTCAGAGAGGTGGATCCTAATGAGCAGCTGGATGAAGATGTGGAGGAG ATGCTGCTACAGATCGCCGATGATTTCATCGAGAGTGTGGTGACAGCAGCCTGCCAGCTTGCTCGGCATCGCAAGTCCAGCACCCTGGAGGTTAAAGATGTCCAGCTGCATCTAG AGCGCCAGTGGAACATGTGGATCCCAGGATTTGGCTCCGAGGAAATCCGACCCTACAAAAAAGCTTGCACCACAGAAGCACACAAACAG AGAATGGCATTGATCCGGAAAACAACGAAGAAATAA